In one window of Brassica rapa cultivar Chiifu-401-42 chromosome A07, CAAS_Brap_v3.01, whole genome shotgun sequence DNA:
- the LOC103828964 gene encoding pentatricopeptide repeat-containing protein At2g13420, mitochondrial-like, with product MLKQKISQPAFPLLRRLSTTAAAAAGFSLNLPKLEPSNEAELISQILVTNHNPFHFTESSLQLNGISLSPHLINQTLLRLRHNSKIALSFFQYLRSLPSPSTTTSLTSFNLIIDILGKVRQFDVARQLIVEMEQHESLKPSSETFLILVKRLITAGLTRQAVRAFDDAPCFLENRLGVDEFAFLLDTLCKYGHTKLAVGVFNERKAEFGSDEKVYTILIAGWCKLRRIDMAERFLAEMIGSGIEPNVVTYNVLLNGICRTASLHPEERFERNVRNAEKVFDEMRERGIEPDVTSFSIVLHMYSRAHKSELSLDKLKLMKAKGISPTTETYTSVVKCLCSCGRLEEAEELLEAMVGDGISPSSATYNCFFKEYKGRKDVTGAMNLYKKMKDGLCKPNTNTYNVLLSTFINLGKMEIVGEIWDDLKGSETGPDLDSYTCLVHGLCGKDKWKEACGYFVEMIERGFLPQKLTFETLYKGLIQSNKLRTWRRLKKKLDEESITFGSEFQRYRFEPYKR from the coding sequence ATGCTGAAACAAAAAATCTCACAACCGGCCTTTCCTCTCCTCCGTCGTCTCTCCAccaccgccgccgccgccgctggATTCTCTCTCAACCTCCCGAAACTCGAACCCTCAAACGAAGCCGAACTAATATCCCAAATCCTCGTGACCAACCACAACCCTTTCCACTTCACAGAATCATCTCTGCAGCTCAACGGAATCTCCCTCTCTCCTCACCTCATCAACCAAACCCTCCTCCGTCTCCGTCACAACTCCAAAATCGCCCTCTCCTTCTTCCAATACCTACGCTCCTTACCCTCTCCTTCGACGACAACATCACTCACCTCCTTCAACCTCATCATCGACATCCTCGGAAAAGTCCGCCAATTCGACGTCGCTCGACAGCTAATCGTCGAGATGGAGCAGCACGAGAGCCTCAAACCTTCCTCGGAGACGTTCCTCATCCTCGTCAAGCGCCTAATCACCGCCGGACTCACTCGCCAAGCCGTCCGAGCTTTCGACGACGCGCCTTGCTTCCTCGAGAACCGCCTCGGCGTCGACGAGTTCGCCTTTCTCCTCGACACGCTTTGTAAGTACGGACACACGAAGCTGGCCGTTGGGGTTTTCAACGAACGCAAAGCTGAGTTCGGATCCGACGAGAAGGTTTACACGATTCTCATCGCCGGCTGGTGTAAGCTGCGGAGGATCGACATGGCGGAGAGATTCTTAGCGGAGATGATCGGATCCGGGATCGAGCCTAACGTCGTGACGTACAACGTTCTGCTCAACGGGATCTGCCGGACGGCGAGTTTGCATCCCGAGGAGAGGTTTGAGAGGAACGTGAGGAACGCGGagaaggtgttcgatgaaatgcgtGAGAGAGGGATCGAGCCTGACGTCACGAGCTTTTCGATCGTGCTTCATATGTACAGCCGAGCTCATAAGTCCGAGCTGAGTTTGGATAAGCTGAAACTCATGAAGGCCAAAGGGATTAGCCCGACCACGGAGACGTACACTTCGGTTGTGAAGTGTCTATGTTCTTGTGGGAGGTTGGAGGAGGCTGAGGAGCTGCTTGAAGCCATGGTGGGAGATGGGATAAGCCCTTCTTCCGCTACATACAATTGCTTTTTCAAAGAGTACAAAGGAAGAAAAGATGTTACCGGGGCGATGAATCTTTATAAGAAGATGAAAGATGGATTGTGCAAGCCGAATACGAACACTTATAATGTTCTGTTGAGTACGTTTATCAACTTGGGGAAGATGGAGATTGTGGGAGAGATTTGGGATGATCTTAAAGGAAGCGAGACGGGTCCGGATTTGGATTCGTATACTTGTTTGGTTCATGGGTTGTGTGGGAAGGATAAATGGAAAGAGGCTTGTGGGTACTTTGTGGAGATGATAGAGAGAGGTTTCTTGCCGCAGAAGCTAACGTTTGAGACGTTGTATAAAGGGTTAATACAGTCTAATAAGTTGAGGACTTGGAGGAGGTTGAAGAAGAAACTCGACGAGGAGTCTATCACCTTTGGATCTGAGTTTCAGAGATATCGTTTTGAGCCTTACAAGAGATGA
- the LOC103828966 gene encoding uncharacterized protein LOC103828966 — MAVPRKRKHSGEETLPEKRQKKTIEASKFEEPEKSITALIRLRETKADSKVTRLIRENTAWRIRDHDTKTKEGEVITTKPGRDKIEKQNHGFKDLIAKAREKLQEKRQFDDRNTDIASQRIAARLALDQIVETDDDFDDHLKYHTELQNLGCHFIRDQVSCLKMFSLLSRNDYDIDSKYVKVSV, encoded by the exons ATGGCGGTTCCAAGGAAACGCAAACACTCTGGTGAAGAGACTCTACCTGAAAAGAGACAAAAGAAGACCATCGAAGCTTCTAAATTTGAAGAACCGGAGAAATCAATCACAGCTTTGATCAGACTTCGTGAAACAAAGGCGGATTCAAAGGTTACGCGACTGATCCGTGAGAATACGGCTTGGAGAATTCGTGATCACGATACAAAGACGAAGGAGGGCGAGGTTATTACAACGAAACCAGGCCGTGACAAGATTGAGAAACAAAACCACGGTTTCAAAGACTTGATAGCAAAGGCACGTGAGAAACTGCAAGAAAAGAGGCAGTTTGATGATAGGAACACTGACATTGCAAGCCAGAGGATAGCTGCTCGGTTAGCTCTTGATCAGATAGTAGAAACTGATGATGATTTCGATGATCATCTTAAATATCATACAGAATTGCAAAACCTTGGGTGCCATTTCATCCGCGATCAAGTCAGTTGCTTGAAGATGTTCAGTTTGTTGTCAAGAAACGACTACGACATTGATA GTAAATATGTCAAAGTTTCAGTGTAA
- the LOC103828965 gene encoding protein FAM91A1 isoform X1: MQHTPVTIEDQLISKAVREECPWENLPKRLQSILGSKEEWHRRVIEHCIKKRLLWNTCFACKVCKEGEYYEDMMRYLRKNLALFPYHLAEHVCRVMRISPFRYYCDMIFEVMRNEQPYDSIPNFSAADAFRLTGIGRNEFIDIMNKCRSKKIMWKLNKSIAKDFLPTQPVDFPIDPWWGVCLVNFTIEEFKKLSEDETATIDKICKEEVNAYVLFDPEVIKGLYQRGLIYFDVPVYQDDRFKVSKLEGFISNREQSYEDPIEELLYAVFVVSNENSTVVELASTLQADLAQLQAAASFVCRLGWAVKLIDPASVLHDKIMPGSPRAILSDEDDTRASYMSADGEAAQNGDNLGTESSVLRSSHVRVAFIVDANITSYLMMGSVSPGLKSHAVTLYEAGKLGHTSIPDLCKDLSTLEGAKFEGELQEFANHAFSLRCVLECLISGGVATDTAVDTMGPGTSINDEAVTLLADVNSPDNSGDSLTSQNSEASMVSDTPHEDPISTERVPESSEHEAAATTLADDTTALTETLSSNLSLENDGKPITVEGPDTSKGNKKRKRYRVDILRCESLASLTPVTLDRLFSRDYDIVVSMVPLPLTTVLPGPSGPVHFGPPSHSSMTQWMKLVLYSTVGTGPLSVILMKGQCLRMLPAPLAGCEKALIWSWDGSSVGGLGNKFEGNLVKGSILLHCLNCLLKCSAVLVQPLSKHDLDSSGRIVTLDIPLPLKNSDGSIPHFADELGLPLEENTKLNSLLTKLANNMELWTVGYIRLLKLFKAKDPAGYFSPDDDEKYEWVPLTVEFGLPLFSPKLCNHICKRIVSSELLQADSLMEQHNAMQCIRKRLKDICAQYQATGPAAKLLYQKEQAKEAPRSKLMNYASGKWNPLVDPSSPISGASSEFQRLKLANRQRCRTEVLSFDGSILRSYTCPVYEAATRTIDENAPSTATKADADEADSREVVLPGLNLLYDGSELHPFDIGACLQARQPVALIAEAAAASAILAPK, encoded by the exons ATGCAGCACACTCCAGTCACCATAGAGGACCAGTTGATATCGAAAGCTGTAAGGGAAGAATGTCCATGGGAGAACCTCCCTAAGCGACTTCAGTCTATTCTTGGTTCCAAGGAGGAATGGCATAGAAG GGTTATTGAGCATTGTATTAAAAAGAGACTCCTTTGGAATACTTGTTTTGCTTGTAAAGTTTGTAAAGAAGGTGAATATTATGAAGATATGATGCGTTACTTGCGCAAGAATCTGGCG CTGTTTCCTTATCACCTTGCGGAGCATGTTTGCCGTGTGATGAGGATATCACCTTTCAGATACTACTGTGATATGATATTTGAAGTCATGCGAAATG AGCAACCTTACGACAGTATCCCAAACTTCAGTGCGGCAGATGCTTTCAGGCTTACGGGCATAGGGAGAAATGAATTCATTGATATCATGAATAAATGCAGATCTAAG AAAATTATGTGGAAGCTGAACAAATCGATTGCGAAAGATTTCTTACCTACTCAGCCTGTGGATTTCCCTATTGACCCGTGGTGGGGTGTTTGCCTTGTTAACTTCACCATAGAAGAGTTTAAG AAACTTTCAGAAGATGAGACGGCCACAATAGATAAAATTTGCAAGGAGGAAGTTAATGCATATGTCCTCTTTGATCCGGAAGTCATAAAAGGTCTATACCAAAGAGGATTGATATATTTTGATGTCCCAGTCTACCAGGATGACCGCTTTAAAG TTTCAAAGCTTGAAGGGTTCATCTCCAACAGAGAGCAGTCTTATGAAGATCCCATTGAAGA ATTACTCTATGCAGTTTTTGTAGTTTCAAATGAGAACTCAACAGTTGTAGAGCTGGCATCCACTTTGCAAGCTGACCTAGCTCAATTACAGGCTGCTGCGTCTTTTGTTTGCCGCTTGGGGTGGGCTGTAAAGCTAATTGATCCGGCTTCTGTGCTTCATGACAAGATTATGCCCGGGTCTCCACGTGCCATCCTCAGTGATGAAGACGATACTCGTGCTTCCTACATGTCTGCTGATGGTGAGGCGGCTCAAAATGGAGATAATTTAGGGACAGAAAGCTCTGTATTACGTTCGAGTCATGTTCGAGTTGCTTTCATAGTCGATGCTAACATAACATCATATCTAATGATGGGTTCTGTCTCACCAG GATTGAAGTCTCATGCTGTAACACTCTATGAAGCTGGAAAGCTCGGGCATACTAGTATCCCGGACCTTTGCAAGGATTTGAGCACATTAGAGGGAGCAAAATTTGAGGGTGAACTGCAAGAATTTGCAAATCATGCCTTTAGCCTTCGTTGTGTTCTGGAATGTTTGATATCTGGTGGAGTTGCTACTGATACAGCAGTTGATACGATGGGACCAGGAACTTCGATTAATGATGAGGCTGTAACTCTTCTTGCTGATGTTAATTCTCCTGATAATTCTGGAGATTCTTTAACCAGCCAAAATAGTGAGGCTTCAATGGTTTCAGATACCCCTCACGAGGATCCCATTTCGACAGAGCGTGTCCCTGAAAGCTCTGAACATGAAGCAGCTGCAACTACACTGGCCGATGATACTACTGCCTTGACCGAGACCCTTAGTTCTAACCTAAGCCTTGAGAATGACGGGAAGCCGATCACCGTAGAAGGACCCGACACCAGTAAAGGAAACAAGAAAAGGAAGAGATATCGCGTTGATATTCTTCGTTGTGAAAGTCTGGCTTCTCTAACACCAGTTACTCTAGATCGTTTGTTTTCCCGAGACTACGACATTGTTGTTTCAATGGTTCCTCTTCCACTGACGACTGTTCTACCTGGACCTTCAGGCCCAGTTCATTTCGGTCCTCCCTCCCATTCATCGATGACACAGTGGATGAAACTGGTATTGTATTCAACCGTGGGCACTGGGCCTTTGTCGGTTATCTTGATGAAAGGGCAGTGTCTGCGGATGCTTCCTGCTCCACTAGCTGGCTGTGAGAAAGCTCTCATTTGGTCTTGGGATGGATCTTCGGTTGGTGGCCTAGGAAACAAGTTTGAAGGTAACTTGGTCAAGGGAAGTATACTGTTACACTGTTTGAATTGCCTTCTCAAATGCTCAGCTGTTCTCGTTCAGCCTCTCAGCAAGCATGATCTTGATAGCTCTGGACGAATTGTTACTTTAGATATACCATTACCCCTGAAGAACTCTGATGGCTCTATTCCTCATTTCGCGGACGAGCTTGGACTTCCCCTTGAGGAAAACACAAAGTTGAACTCTCTCTTAACCAAGCTGGCGAACAACATGGAACTGTGGACTGTCGGTTACATCCGCCTTTTGAAACTCTTTAAAGCAAAGGATCCAGCAGGCTACTTTTCTCCAGATGATGATGAGAAGTATGAATGGGTCCCTTTAACCGTGGAGTTTGGTCTGCCACTTTTCAGTCCAAAGCTATGCAACCATATCTGCAAAAGGATCGTCTCATCAGAGTTACTTCAAGCAGATTCGCTCATGGAACAGCACAATGCAATGCAGTGCATAAGGAAAAGGTTGAAAGATATATGCGCACAGTACCAAGCAACAGGTCCAGCTGCTAAACTTCTCTACCAGAAAGAACAAGCAAAGGAGGCTCCTCGTAGTAAGCTCATGAACTATGCAAGCGGCAAATGGAACCCACTCGTGGACCCTTCCTCCCCAATTTCAGGTGCCTCGAGCGAATTTCAACGGTTGAAACTAGCTAATCGCCAACGTTGCCGGACTGAAGTTCTAAGCTTCGATGGTAGCATCCTCAG ATCCTACACTTGCCCTGTATATGAAGCTGCCACTAGGACCATAGACGAGAATGCGCCTTCAACTGCAACAAAGGCAGATGCAGATGAAGCAGATAGCCGAGAAGTGGTTCTTCCAGGACTGAATCTTCTGTATGATGGTTCAGAGTTGCACCCTTTTGACATTGGTGCTTGCCTTCAAGCTCGTCAACCAGTTGCTCTCATTGCAGAAGCTGCTGCTGCATCTGCTATCCTCGCCCCCAAGTAG
- the LOC103828965 gene encoding protein FAM91A1 isoform X2: protein MWKLNKSIAKDFLPTQPVDFPIDPWWGVCLVNFTIEEFKKLSEDETATIDKICKEEVNAYVLFDPEVIKGLYQRGLIYFDVPVYQDDRFKVSKLEGFISNREQSYEDPIEELLYAVFVVSNENSTVVELASTLQADLAQLQAAASFVCRLGWAVKLIDPASVLHDKIMPGSPRAILSDEDDTRASYMSADGEAAQNGDNLGTESSVLRSSHVRVAFIVDANITSYLMMGSVSPGLKSHAVTLYEAGKLGHTSIPDLCKDLSTLEGAKFEGELQEFANHAFSLRCVLECLISGGVATDTAVDTMGPGTSINDEAVTLLADVNSPDNSGDSLTSQNSEASMVSDTPHEDPISTERVPESSEHEAAATTLADDTTALTETLSSNLSLENDGKPITVEGPDTSKGNKKRKRYRVDILRCESLASLTPVTLDRLFSRDYDIVVSMVPLPLTTVLPGPSGPVHFGPPSHSSMTQWMKLVLYSTVGTGPLSVILMKGQCLRMLPAPLAGCEKALIWSWDGSSVGGLGNKFEGNLVKGSILLHCLNCLLKCSAVLVQPLSKHDLDSSGRIVTLDIPLPLKNSDGSIPHFADELGLPLEENTKLNSLLTKLANNMELWTVGYIRLLKLFKAKDPAGYFSPDDDEKYEWVPLTVEFGLPLFSPKLCNHICKRIVSSELLQADSLMEQHNAMQCIRKRLKDICAQYQATGPAAKLLYQKEQAKEAPRSKLMNYASGKWNPLVDPSSPISGASSEFQRLKLANRQRCRTEVLSFDGSILRSYTCPVYEAATRTIDENAPSTATKADADEADSREVVLPGLNLLYDGSELHPFDIGACLQARQPVALIAEAAAASAILAPK from the exons ATGTGGAAGCTGAACAAATCGATTGCGAAAGATTTCTTACCTACTCAGCCTGTGGATTTCCCTATTGACCCGTGGTGGGGTGTTTGCCTTGTTAACTTCACCATAGAAGAGTTTAAG AAACTTTCAGAAGATGAGACGGCCACAATAGATAAAATTTGCAAGGAGGAAGTTAATGCATATGTCCTCTTTGATCCGGAAGTCATAAAAGGTCTATACCAAAGAGGATTGATATATTTTGATGTCCCAGTCTACCAGGATGACCGCTTTAAAG TTTCAAAGCTTGAAGGGTTCATCTCCAACAGAGAGCAGTCTTATGAAGATCCCATTGAAGA ATTACTCTATGCAGTTTTTGTAGTTTCAAATGAGAACTCAACAGTTGTAGAGCTGGCATCCACTTTGCAAGCTGACCTAGCTCAATTACAGGCTGCTGCGTCTTTTGTTTGCCGCTTGGGGTGGGCTGTAAAGCTAATTGATCCGGCTTCTGTGCTTCATGACAAGATTATGCCCGGGTCTCCACGTGCCATCCTCAGTGATGAAGACGATACTCGTGCTTCCTACATGTCTGCTGATGGTGAGGCGGCTCAAAATGGAGATAATTTAGGGACAGAAAGCTCTGTATTACGTTCGAGTCATGTTCGAGTTGCTTTCATAGTCGATGCTAACATAACATCATATCTAATGATGGGTTCTGTCTCACCAG GATTGAAGTCTCATGCTGTAACACTCTATGAAGCTGGAAAGCTCGGGCATACTAGTATCCCGGACCTTTGCAAGGATTTGAGCACATTAGAGGGAGCAAAATTTGAGGGTGAACTGCAAGAATTTGCAAATCATGCCTTTAGCCTTCGTTGTGTTCTGGAATGTTTGATATCTGGTGGAGTTGCTACTGATACAGCAGTTGATACGATGGGACCAGGAACTTCGATTAATGATGAGGCTGTAACTCTTCTTGCTGATGTTAATTCTCCTGATAATTCTGGAGATTCTTTAACCAGCCAAAATAGTGAGGCTTCAATGGTTTCAGATACCCCTCACGAGGATCCCATTTCGACAGAGCGTGTCCCTGAAAGCTCTGAACATGAAGCAGCTGCAACTACACTGGCCGATGATACTACTGCCTTGACCGAGACCCTTAGTTCTAACCTAAGCCTTGAGAATGACGGGAAGCCGATCACCGTAGAAGGACCCGACACCAGTAAAGGAAACAAGAAAAGGAAGAGATATCGCGTTGATATTCTTCGTTGTGAAAGTCTGGCTTCTCTAACACCAGTTACTCTAGATCGTTTGTTTTCCCGAGACTACGACATTGTTGTTTCAATGGTTCCTCTTCCACTGACGACTGTTCTACCTGGACCTTCAGGCCCAGTTCATTTCGGTCCTCCCTCCCATTCATCGATGACACAGTGGATGAAACTGGTATTGTATTCAACCGTGGGCACTGGGCCTTTGTCGGTTATCTTGATGAAAGGGCAGTGTCTGCGGATGCTTCCTGCTCCACTAGCTGGCTGTGAGAAAGCTCTCATTTGGTCTTGGGATGGATCTTCGGTTGGTGGCCTAGGAAACAAGTTTGAAGGTAACTTGGTCAAGGGAAGTATACTGTTACACTGTTTGAATTGCCTTCTCAAATGCTCAGCTGTTCTCGTTCAGCCTCTCAGCAAGCATGATCTTGATAGCTCTGGACGAATTGTTACTTTAGATATACCATTACCCCTGAAGAACTCTGATGGCTCTATTCCTCATTTCGCGGACGAGCTTGGACTTCCCCTTGAGGAAAACACAAAGTTGAACTCTCTCTTAACCAAGCTGGCGAACAACATGGAACTGTGGACTGTCGGTTACATCCGCCTTTTGAAACTCTTTAAAGCAAAGGATCCAGCAGGCTACTTTTCTCCAGATGATGATGAGAAGTATGAATGGGTCCCTTTAACCGTGGAGTTTGGTCTGCCACTTTTCAGTCCAAAGCTATGCAACCATATCTGCAAAAGGATCGTCTCATCAGAGTTACTTCAAGCAGATTCGCTCATGGAACAGCACAATGCAATGCAGTGCATAAGGAAAAGGTTGAAAGATATATGCGCACAGTACCAAGCAACAGGTCCAGCTGCTAAACTTCTCTACCAGAAAGAACAAGCAAAGGAGGCTCCTCGTAGTAAGCTCATGAACTATGCAAGCGGCAAATGGAACCCACTCGTGGACCCTTCCTCCCCAATTTCAGGTGCCTCGAGCGAATTTCAACGGTTGAAACTAGCTAATCGCCAACGTTGCCGGACTGAAGTTCTAAGCTTCGATGGTAGCATCCTCAG ATCCTACACTTGCCCTGTATATGAAGCTGCCACTAGGACCATAGACGAGAATGCGCCTTCAACTGCAACAAAGGCAGATGCAGATGAAGCAGATAGCCGAGAAGTGGTTCTTCCAGGACTGAATCTTCTGTATGATGGTTCAGAGTTGCACCCTTTTGACATTGGTGCTTGCCTTCAAGCTCGTCAACCAGTTGCTCTCATTGCAGAAGCTGCTGCTGCATCTGCTATCCTCGCCCCCAAGTAG